The Anas platyrhynchos isolate ZD024472 breed Pekin duck chromosome Z, IASCAAS_PekinDuck_T2T, whole genome shotgun sequence genome includes a window with the following:
- the F2RL1 gene encoding proteinase-activated receptor 2 isoform X2, giving the protein MAGRRGLCLLLLLQLLLLSALLEAVTPSVKNVTIKPKGRSFVGQKVTSANNVSGESYQVDDFAAKVLTGKLTTVFLPIVYVIVFIIGLPSNAMAIWVFFFRTKKKHPAVIYMVNLAFADLLFVVWFPLKIAYHVNGNNWLFGEGLCKVLVGFFYGNMYCSILFMTCLSVQRYWVVVNPIVNSRKKSEIALGISLAIWIVILLGTIPLYLVNQTVYISDLNITTCHDVLSENVLANYMFNYFLSLAIGLFLIPALVTAVAYILTIKTLNASISDISNGKKRKRAIKLIIVVLSMYLICFTPSNVLLIVHYLLLKKNNSQSHLYASYITALCLSTLNSCIDPFVYYYISKDFRGNLRYALLCRSVRTTRRMQVSLSSNRHTKKSISYSSNSNGTTESTY; this is encoded by the coding sequence tgaaaaATGTAACCATCAAGCCAAAAGGAAGAAGTTTTGTGGGCCAGAAAGTTACAAGTGCAAATAATGTCTCTGGGGAGTCCTACCAagtggatgactttgcagcaaaAGTTCTTACAGGAAAGCTGACCACAGTTTTTCTTCCCATTGTGTATGTCATTGTCTTTATCATTGGTTTGCCAAGCAATGCCATGGCCATTTGGgtcttttttttcagaacaaagaAGAAACATCCTGCTGTGATTTATATGGTTAACTTGGCATTTGCAGACCTTCTCTTTGTTGTATGGTTCCCACTGAAGATTGCATACCATGTAAATGGCAATAACTGGCTATTCGGTGAAGGTCTCTGCAAAGTGCTTGTTGGATTTTTCTATGGAAATATGTACTGCTCCATTCTTTTTATGACATGTCTCAGTGTGCAAAGGTATTGGGTTGTAGTAAACCCCATAGTGAACTCAAGAAAGAAGTCTGAAATTGCTCTGGGCATCTCCCTTGCTATCTGGATAGTGATTTTGCTGGGCACCATTCCATTGTATCTTGTTAATCAGACAGTATATATTTCAGATCTTAACATCACTACCTGCCATGATGTGTTGTCTGAAAACGTTTTGGCTAACTACATGTTCAATTACTTTCTCTCACTTGCGATAGGACTCTTTCTAATCCCAGCTCTCGTCACTGCTGTTGCTTACATACTAACGATTAagactctgaatgcttccatcTCAGATATAAGCAATGGGAAGAAACGAAAAAGAGCAATCAAACTCATTATTGTTGTCCTGTCAATGTACCTCATCTGTTTTACACCTAGCAATGTGCTGCTTATTGTGCACTATTTACtcctcaaaaaaaacaacagccaaaGCCATCTGTATGCATCATACATAACTGCACTGTGTCTTTCTACTCTGAACAGTTGTATCGATCCATTCGTCTATTACTATATTTCAAAGGACTTCAGAGGCAATCTTAGATATGCTCTTCTTTGCCGAAGCGTGCGAACTACGCGGAGGATGCAAGTTTCTCTCTCATCAAATAGACACACCAAGAAATCCATTTCTTACTCTTCAAACTCAAATGGTACCACTGAATCAACCTACTGA
- the F2RL1 gene encoding proteinase-activated receptor 2 isoform X1 gives MLEKGLRKKKKRKLLHNSCCESEDQPCRPQVKNVTIKPKGRSFVGQKVTSANNVSGESYQVDDFAAKVLTGKLTTVFLPIVYVIVFIIGLPSNAMAIWVFFFRTKKKHPAVIYMVNLAFADLLFVVWFPLKIAYHVNGNNWLFGEGLCKVLVGFFYGNMYCSILFMTCLSVQRYWVVVNPIVNSRKKSEIALGISLAIWIVILLGTIPLYLVNQTVYISDLNITTCHDVLSENVLANYMFNYFLSLAIGLFLIPALVTAVAYILTIKTLNASISDISNGKKRKRAIKLIIVVLSMYLICFTPSNVLLIVHYLLLKKNNSQSHLYASYITALCLSTLNSCIDPFVYYYISKDFRGNLRYALLCRSVRTTRRMQVSLSSNRHTKKSISYSSNSNGTTESTY, from the coding sequence tgaaaaATGTAACCATCAAGCCAAAAGGAAGAAGTTTTGTGGGCCAGAAAGTTACAAGTGCAAATAATGTCTCTGGGGAGTCCTACCAagtggatgactttgcagcaaaAGTTCTTACAGGAAAGCTGACCACAGTTTTTCTTCCCATTGTGTATGTCATTGTCTTTATCATTGGTTTGCCAAGCAATGCCATGGCCATTTGGgtcttttttttcagaacaaagaAGAAACATCCTGCTGTGATTTATATGGTTAACTTGGCATTTGCAGACCTTCTCTTTGTTGTATGGTTCCCACTGAAGATTGCATACCATGTAAATGGCAATAACTGGCTATTCGGTGAAGGTCTCTGCAAAGTGCTTGTTGGATTTTTCTATGGAAATATGTACTGCTCCATTCTTTTTATGACATGTCTCAGTGTGCAAAGGTATTGGGTTGTAGTAAACCCCATAGTGAACTCAAGAAAGAAGTCTGAAATTGCTCTGGGCATCTCCCTTGCTATCTGGATAGTGATTTTGCTGGGCACCATTCCATTGTATCTTGTTAATCAGACAGTATATATTTCAGATCTTAACATCACTACCTGCCATGATGTGTTGTCTGAAAACGTTTTGGCTAACTACATGTTCAATTACTTTCTCTCACTTGCGATAGGACTCTTTCTAATCCCAGCTCTCGTCACTGCTGTTGCTTACATACTAACGATTAagactctgaatgcttccatcTCAGATATAAGCAATGGGAAGAAACGAAAAAGAGCAATCAAACTCATTATTGTTGTCCTGTCAATGTACCTCATCTGTTTTACACCTAGCAATGTGCTGCTTATTGTGCACTATTTACtcctcaaaaaaaacaacagccaaaGCCATCTGTATGCATCATACATAACTGCACTGTGTCTTTCTACTCTGAACAGTTGTATCGATCCATTCGTCTATTACTATATTTCAAAGGACTTCAGAGGCAATCTTAGATATGCTCTTCTTTGCCGAAGCGTGCGAACTACGCGGAGGATGCAAGTTTCTCTCTCATCAAATAGACACACCAAGAAATCCATTTCTTACTCTTCAAACTCAAATGGTACCACTGAATCAACCTACTGA